From the Montipora capricornis isolate CH-2021 chromosome 2, ASM3666992v2, whole genome shotgun sequence genome, one window contains:
- the LOC138018904 gene encoding uncharacterized protein isoform X2, with protein MSSQPPSTLTDELQSDYKVAVVNTFKDLKEDEQGFLAFCYHEDILRNPGNFLSLLERTGQISWTDVGSLKEFLRAIRKERLARTLEKYETRRNVALLLDTFARKRQGLTQMQSYLPKYIEDVAGYLAKIADGVLDKTTVESLSKLRKNLRDLMNDLETEIDDKLSNAWSKLALLIVIVGDIIAKPETGNEDYDPKPEVLKYFVGEICSRMARQGTMTTGHPYN; from the exons ATGTCATCACAACCACCAAGCACACTCACTGACGAACTTCAATCGGATTATAAAGTTGCTGTCGTTAATACTTTCAAGGACCTTAAAGAAGACGAGCAAGGCTTTCTAGCGTTTTGCTATCACGAAGATATTTTAAGAAACCCCGGAAACTTCCTAAGTTTACTTGAACGCACTGGGCAGATTTCATGGACAGACGTCGGTTCCTTAAAGGAATTTCTGCGTGCTATTAGGAAGGAAAGACTTGCTCGTACTTTGGAAAAGTATGAGACGAGAAGGAATGTGGCACTTCTTTTGGATACCTTTGCGAGGAAGAGGCAAGGACTCACTCAAATGCAAAGTTACCTGCCCAAATATATTGAAGACGTCGCTGGATACCTCGCGAAGATAGCAGACGGTGTATTGGACAAGACCACTGTTGAATCATTGAGCAAGTTGAGGAAGAACTTACGGGATCTTATGAATGATCTAGAGACGGAAATCGATGACAAGTTATCAAACGCATGGAGTAAGTTGGCGCttcttattgttattgttggTGACATCATAGCAAAACCTGAAACGGGGAACGAAGACTATGACCCAAAGCCAGAAGTTTTGAAGTACTTTGTTGGTGAAATTTGCTCAAGAATGGCGCGACAAGGAACAATG ACCACAGGACACCCATACAACTGA
- the LOC138018904 gene encoding uncharacterized protein isoform X1 — MSSQPPSTLTDELQSDYKVAVVNTFKDLKEDEQGFLAFCYHEDILRNPGNFLSLLERTGQISWTDVGSLKEFLRAIRKERLARTLEKYETRRNVALLLDTFARKRQGLTQMQSYLPKYIEDVAGYLAKIADGVLDKTTVESLSKLRKNLRDLMNDLETEIDDKLSNAWSKLALLIVIVGDIIAKPETGNEDYDPKPEVLKYFVGEICSRMARQGTMEEFCHYVEKQFNDVFAEHDSNGNTISSQQIVSDVIDQYTQTAFFQ; from the exons ATGTCATCACAACCACCAAGCACACTCACTGACGAACTTCAATCGGATTATAAAGTTGCTGTCGTTAATACTTTCAAGGACCTTAAAGAAGACGAGCAAGGCTTTCTAGCGTTTTGCTATCACGAAGATATTTTAAGAAACCCCGGAAACTTCCTAAGTTTACTTGAACGCACTGGGCAGATTTCATGGACAGACGTCGGTTCCTTAAAGGAATTTCTGCGTGCTATTAGGAAGGAAAGACTTGCTCGTACTTTGGAAAAGTATGAGACGAGAAGGAATGTGGCACTTCTTTTGGATACCTTTGCGAGGAAGAGGCAAGGACTCACTCAAATGCAAAGTTACCTGCCCAAATATATTGAAGACGTCGCTGGATACCTCGCGAAGATAGCAGACGGTGTATTGGACAAGACCACTGTTGAATCATTGAGCAAGTTGAGGAAGAACTTACGGGATCTTATGAATGATCTAGAGACGGAAATCGATGACAAGTTATCAAACGCATGGAGTAAGTTGGCGCttcttattgttattgttggTGACATCATAGCAAAACCTGAAACGGGGAACGAAGACTATGACCCAAAGCCAGAAGTTTTGAAGTACTTTGTTGGTGAAATTTGCTCAAGAATGGCGCGACAAGGAACAATG GAGGAATTTTGCCATTACGTGGAGAAACAATTTAACGACGTTTTTGCTGAACACGACTCTAACGGAAACACCATTTCCTCGCAGCAAATTGTGAGCGACGTAATCGACCAGTATACGCAAACAGCATTTTTCCAATAA
- the LOC138018877 gene encoding uncharacterized protein, with amino-acid sequence MSPESLNILTDELRQEYKIAVINVFNNLKEQEREMLRFYYDERIPGNLLDALETTGKISWRDVASLKKALREAIKRDKLASDLEEYEMKRDLAFFLDTYVRKKLGLNDKRSCLPAKSMIEDVAEYLAKIADGVLDKTTVESLRKSRKNIQELMGDLEEEMKDKLSDAWSKLALLTIVVGDVIADIETTKEECGPKAEVLKSFSAEICSRMKKGQITMEKFCRHVKDRFNEVYNDHDSNGNTTSSRQIVVDVVDQLIQTTFFRQ; translated from the exons ATGTCACCCGAGTCACTAAACATCTTAACTGACGAACTTCGACAGGAATATAAAATTGCCGTCATTAATGTCTTCAACAATTTAAAGGAACAGGAGCGAGAAATGCTGAGGTTTTACTATGACGAACGTATTCCGGGAAACCTCCTGGATGCACTTGAAACAACTGGAAAGATTTCATGGAGAGACGTAGCTTCCTTAAAGAAAGCTCTGCGCGAAGCTATTAAGAGAGATAAACTTGCTTCTGATTTGGAAGAGTATGAGATGAAGAGAGATCTTGCATTTTTTCTCGATACCTATGTGAGGAAGAAATTAGGGCTCAATGATAAGCGAAGTTGTCTGCCCGCCAAATCCATGATTGAAGACGTCGCTGAATACCTAGCGAAGATAGCGGACGGCGTATTGGACAAGACCACCGTTGAATCATTAAGAAAGTCGAGGAAAAACATACAAGAGCTTATGGGAGATTTAGAGGAGGAAATGAAAGACAAGTTGTCCGACGCATGGAGTAAGTTGGCGCTTCTCACCATCGTTGTTGGTGATGTTATAGCAGATATTGAAACGACGAAGGAAGAATGTGGCCCAAAGGCAGaagttttgaagtctttttccGCTGAGATTTGTTCAAGAATGAAAAAAGGACAAATAACAATG GAGAAATTTTGCCGCCACGTGAAAGATCGATTCAATGAAGTTTACAACGATCACGACTCTAATGGAAACACGACTTCCTCGAGGCAAATTGTGGTTGATGTAGTCGACCAGCTCATACAAACGACATTTTTCCGGCAATGA